In a single window of the Pseudogemmatithrix spongiicola genome:
- a CDS encoding DUF5916 domain-containing protein: MRLSLAGVALLLPIMAAAQPSDPNSAQARAVRSDEPMLIDGRDTERVWATAPETDEFYQFTPTEAGPARFRTSIRVAYDDRVLYVFVKAYDPRPDSLVALLSRRDIRTPSEWIKVVIDGFRDRRSALQFMVNPAGVKRDATVYGDVQEDIAWDGVWDAATSIDADGWNAEFAIPFSQLRFTPKDEHVFGFGVWRDVARYGERDAWPVYRPSRQTFASQLGDLVGIRDIGRNRRLEVMPYAVSKNVTEPTPSGWRNPQQQTAGLDLKAGLTNNITLDATINPDFGQVEMDPAVLNLSAFEIRFDERRPFFQEGVNLFRCQGPCEGIFYTRRVGRTPQLRAAPSDPRFSRIQAAAKITGRLEGGAQFGVVAVSSARETGSLGQTIEPQTTTLVGRLVQDFRGGRSQFGTMVTALVRDLDAATEPLLRREAYTLLLQGYHRFADRWEVSGYTGRSTARGSADAIARTQLTSVHYFQRPDHEMDYDPTRRSMDGGVSSLSLRRYAGRVRWETTTRYAAPGTELNDLGFVTLVNDVMLRNQMVLAALRPGLWHRRVMAVASAEQHWTTGGLPTGSQAQLHGFAEFTNFWTSTITYTASNLGATHCVSCARGGPALRQSAQHRVAVTFDGDARRALQPSASVAFARADEGRSWSRAAEVGVVARAGSRTSFELGAGYEGRVLDAQWVQTSAARSAIPRTTPLRASTRTSCS; the protein is encoded by the coding sequence ATGCGACTTTCCCTTGCTGGCGTCGCGCTGCTGCTCCCGATCATGGCAGCGGCGCAACCCTCCGATCCCAACAGCGCGCAGGCGCGCGCCGTACGCAGCGACGAGCCGATGCTCATCGACGGCCGCGACACCGAACGCGTCTGGGCCACCGCCCCGGAGACAGACGAGTTCTATCAGTTCACGCCCACGGAGGCGGGGCCGGCGCGATTCCGAACGAGTATCCGTGTCGCCTACGACGACCGCGTGCTCTACGTCTTCGTGAAGGCCTACGATCCGCGACCGGACTCGCTCGTCGCGCTACTCAGCCGCCGCGACATCCGTACACCGTCGGAGTGGATCAAGGTCGTCATCGACGGGTTCCGGGACCGTCGCAGCGCCCTGCAGTTCATGGTGAACCCCGCCGGGGTGAAGCGCGACGCCACCGTCTATGGTGACGTCCAGGAGGACATCGCCTGGGACGGCGTGTGGGACGCCGCGACGAGCATCGACGCGGACGGCTGGAACGCCGAGTTCGCGATTCCGTTCAGCCAACTGCGGTTTACGCCGAAGGATGAGCACGTGTTCGGCTTCGGCGTCTGGCGCGACGTCGCCCGCTATGGCGAGCGCGATGCGTGGCCGGTCTATCGCCCCTCGCGGCAGACCTTTGCCTCGCAGCTGGGCGACCTCGTGGGTATCCGTGACATCGGCCGCAACCGGCGGCTCGAAGTGATGCCCTACGCGGTCAGCAAGAACGTCACCGAGCCCACGCCCAGCGGCTGGCGGAATCCGCAGCAGCAGACCGCGGGCCTCGACCTGAAGGCGGGGCTCACGAACAACATCACGCTCGACGCGACGATCAATCCCGACTTCGGCCAAGTCGAGATGGATCCCGCGGTGCTGAATCTCAGTGCGTTCGAGATCCGCTTCGACGAGCGTCGGCCGTTCTTCCAAGAGGGCGTGAACCTCTTCCGCTGCCAGGGGCCCTGCGAAGGCATCTTCTACACGCGACGCGTGGGCCGCACGCCGCAATTGCGCGCGGCGCCCTCCGATCCGCGCTTCAGTCGCATCCAGGCCGCCGCGAAGATCACCGGCCGTCTCGAGGGCGGTGCGCAGTTCGGCGTGGTCGCCGTCTCCTCGGCCCGCGAGACCGGCAGCCTCGGCCAGACCATCGAGCCCCAGACCACCACGCTGGTGGGACGCTTGGTGCAGGACTTCCGGGGCGGTCGATCGCAGTTCGGCACCATGGTCACCGCACTGGTCCGCGACCTCGACGCCGCGACGGAACCGCTCCTCCGCCGCGAGGCGTACACGCTGCTCTTGCAGGGCTACCATCGCTTTGCCGATCGCTGGGAAGTCAGCGGCTACACCGGACGCTCCACGGCCCGTGGCAGCGCCGATGCCATCGCGCGCACGCAATTGACCAGCGTGCATTACTTCCAGCGGCCGGACCACGAGATGGACTACGACCCCACGCGGCGGTCGATGGACGGCGGGGTGAGTTCGCTCAGCCTGCGTCGGTACGCCGGCCGCGTGCGCTGGGAAACGACCACGCGGTACGCGGCGCCGGGGACCGAGCTGAATGACCTCGGGTTCGTGACGCTGGTCAACGACGTGATGCTGCGGAATCAGATGGTCCTGGCGGCGCTGCGCCCGGGACTCTGGCATCGTCGCGTCATGGCCGTCGCCTCGGCGGAGCAGCATTGGACCACCGGCGGACTGCCGACCGGCTCGCAGGCTCAGCTGCACGGATTCGCCGAGTTCACGAACTTCTGGACCAGCACGATCACGTACACGGCGTCGAATCTCGGCGCCACTCACTGCGTGTCCTGCGCGCGCGGCGGACCGGCCCTGCGGCAGTCGGCGCAACACCGCGTCGCGGTCACGTTTGACGGCGACGCCCGCCGGGCGCTGCAACCCTCGGCGTCCGTGGCCTTCGCGCGCGCGGATGAGGGACGCAGCTGGTCACGTGCGGCAGAAGTCGGCGTCGTCGCGCGCGCCGGCTCGCGCACGTCGTTCGAGCTCGGGGCGGGGTACGAAGGGCGCGTCCTCGATGCGCAGTGGGTGCAGACTTCGGCAGCGCGTTCAGCGATACCACGCACTACACCTTTGCGCGCCTCGACCAGGACCTCGTGCAGTTGA
- a CDS encoding DUF5916 domain-containing protein, translated as MGADFGSAFSDTTHYTFARLDQDLVQLTARANVTLSPTLSLQLYAQPFIAVGDFTDWREIADPYARAYDARYAPYGGGADPGGFNSKQFNSNVVFRWEYRPGSVLFVVWQQGRADARNPGTFDMGRDVRSLFGTHPDNTVLLKLSYWFNP; from the coding sequence GTGGGTGCAGACTTCGGCAGCGCGTTCAGCGATACCACGCACTACACCTTTGCGCGCCTCGACCAGGACCTCGTGCAGTTGACGGCGCGTGCGAATGTGACGCTGAGCCCGACGCTCTCGCTGCAGCTCTACGCCCAGCCGTTCATCGCGGTGGGCGACTTTACGGATTGGCGTGAGATCGCCGATCCGTACGCCCGCGCGTACGATGCGCGCTATGCGCCCTACGGCGGCGGGGCGGACCCGGGCGGGTTCAACAGCAAGCAGTTCAACTCCAATGTCGTGTTCCGCTGGGAGTATCGCCCCGGTTCGGTGCTCTTCGTGGTGTGGCAGCAAGGTCGGGCCGACGCGCGGAATCCGGGGACCTTCGACATGGGCCGTGACGTGCGCTCGCTTTTCGGCACGCACCCCGACAACACGGTGCTCCTCAAGCTGAGCTACTGGTTCAATCCGTAG
- a CDS encoding hybrid sensor histidine kinase/response regulator, protein MADPRPTPPLHPDDPQMYRDLVEFSPEAAYVVADGRIVYVNPAAIRLFAAEDATQLIGSEILAHIHPDDHALALARRKAVLTSGVPAPMVEMRFVALDGRIFEVEVQATRILHDGRPATYAAARDISARKRLEEQVRESQKLEAVGRLAGGIAHDFNNTLAVILGHSEMLLADLPADHAMRDELQAIHRAAQHSASLTRQLLTYARRQPIAPRALDLNTAVHDTLRMLRPLLGENVTLDWVPATESCHVLMDPAQLDQILTNLCANARDAIDDVGSLTISTRLVELDEAAARRLPDGRPGPYVLLSCADSGRGVPPELLDRIFEPFFTTKPQGRGTGLGLSTVYGIVRQHHGSIVVESMPGVGTRFDLYFPRHELESAAVSASAATAVAPTASARVPASATGTTVLIVEDEAAVLQLTRRALETQGYRVLAAEGPTAALELLTSHPATIDLLLTDVMMPVMSGPDLARLVRAERPDIRVLFMSGYSADLVARHGRADGDATLLSKPFTLAELSAKVREALEARSAA, encoded by the coding sequence GTGGCCGATCCGCGCCCAACCCCTCCGCTGCACCCCGACGACCCGCAGATGTATCGCGACCTCGTGGAGTTCTCCCCCGAGGCTGCGTATGTCGTGGCCGACGGCCGCATCGTCTACGTCAACCCAGCGGCCATCCGGCTGTTCGCGGCGGAGGATGCCACCCAGCTCATTGGCTCGGAGATCCTCGCGCACATCCATCCCGACGACCATGCGCTCGCGTTGGCGCGTCGCAAGGCCGTGCTCACGTCCGGCGTCCCCGCCCCGATGGTCGAGATGCGCTTCGTGGCGCTCGATGGCCGCATCTTCGAAGTCGAGGTGCAGGCCACGCGTATCCTGCACGACGGACGTCCGGCCACCTACGCGGCGGCCCGCGACATCTCCGCGCGCAAGCGGCTCGAGGAACAGGTGCGAGAGTCGCAGAAGCTCGAGGCCGTGGGCCGACTCGCCGGCGGCATCGCGCACGACTTCAACAACACGCTCGCGGTGATCCTCGGACACAGCGAGATGCTGCTGGCGGACCTACCGGCGGATCACGCGATGCGCGACGAGTTGCAGGCCATCCACCGGGCCGCGCAGCACTCGGCCAGCCTCACGCGGCAGCTGCTCACCTACGCACGACGCCAGCCGATCGCGCCCCGCGCCCTCGACCTCAACACGGCGGTGCACGACACGCTGCGCATGCTGCGGCCGTTGCTCGGGGAGAACGTCACGCTGGATTGGGTCCCCGCGACCGAGTCCTGCCATGTCTTGATGGACCCGGCGCAACTCGACCAGATCCTCACGAACCTGTGCGCCAACGCGCGCGACGCGATCGACGATGTGGGCAGCCTGACGATCAGCACGCGGCTCGTCGAGCTCGACGAGGCAGCCGCGCGTCGCCTGCCGGACGGCCGCCCGGGCCCGTACGTGCTCCTCTCCTGCGCGGACAGCGGGCGCGGCGTGCCGCCCGAACTGCTCGACCGCATCTTCGAGCCCTTCTTCACGACCAAGCCGCAGGGGCGTGGTACGGGACTCGGCCTGTCCACCGTCTACGGCATCGTCCGCCAGCACCACGGGAGCATCGTCGTGGAGAGCATGCCGGGCGTCGGCACACGGTTCGACCTGTACTTTCCGCGTCATGAACTCGAATCGGCGGCCGTCTCGGCAAGCGCGGCGACCGCCGTCGCTCCGACCGCGTCGGCACGGGTGCCCGCCTCGGCGACGGGTACGACCGTCCTGATCGTCGAAGATGAGGCGGCGGTGCTGCAGCTCACGCGCCGGGCCCTGGAGACGCAGGGCTATCGGGTGCTCGCCGCGGAAGGACCCACGGCCGCCTTGGAGCTCCTCACCTCGCATCCGGCGACGATTGACCTCCTGCTCACCGATGTGATGATGCCGGTCATGAGCGGACCGGACCTCGCGCGGCTGGTCCGCGCTGAGCGACCGGACATTCGGGTGCTGTTCATGTCGGGCTACAGCGCGGATCTGGTCGCGCGGCACGGACGCGCCGACGGCGACGCGACGCTGCTGAGCAAGCCGTTCACGCTCGCCGAGCTGTCGGCGAAGGTCCGCGAAGCCCTCGAGGCACGTAGCGCGGCCTAG